Proteins from a genomic interval of Streptomyces sp. NBC_00820:
- a CDS encoding alpha/beta hydrolase: MGRASHQDSRRDSRRRRALLSALLTAAMVVPLSGAARRPDIPAPPPATLAPLVPATLRTTYEANRANAAQAARMAAAHGDGHRAAADRALAGPSCHLLSFDGRGTGLATEVLGDLLRAEHVAVLVPGSDTSIDTYARFHRAAAALYEDLTRRAPTGSRVAVVAWLGYATPGTVSTTVTTVARADDAAPHLRAFIGELRTLTPARTRVSLLCHSYGSVVCGRAAVGPDVDDIALIGSPGTGAGTVAGLHTSARVWAARGSGDWVAHVPHVRADLLFATVGFGTDPVSRAFGARVFDAGDAGHSGYFTPGSPSLANLARITLGEPSEVTRA, encoded by the coding sequence ATGGGGCGCGCATCGCATCAGGACTCGCGGCGGGACAGCAGACGGCGCCGGGCCCTGCTGTCCGCTCTCCTCACCGCCGCCATGGTCGTCCCCCTCTCAGGCGCGGCCCGCCGCCCCGACATCCCGGCCCCGCCCCCCGCCACCCTCGCTCCCCTCGTCCCGGCCACCCTGCGCACCACGTACGAGGCGAACCGCGCCAACGCCGCCCAGGCGGCCCGCATGGCCGCCGCACACGGCGACGGACACCGCGCCGCCGCCGACCGCGCCCTGGCCGGCCCCTCCTGCCATCTCCTCTCCTTCGACGGCCGGGGCACCGGCCTGGCCACGGAGGTCCTCGGCGATCTGCTCCGCGCCGAGCACGTAGCGGTCCTCGTGCCCGGCTCCGACACCTCCATCGACACCTACGCCCGCTTCCACAGGGCGGCGGCGGCCCTGTACGAGGACCTCACGCGCCGCGCCCCCACCGGCTCCCGCGTCGCCGTGGTCGCCTGGCTCGGCTACGCGACCCCCGGCACGGTCAGCACCACCGTGACCACCGTCGCCCGAGCCGACGACGCGGCACCCCACCTGCGCGCGTTCATAGGGGAGTTGCGCACACTTACCCCCGCGCGCACCCGCGTCTCCCTCCTCTGCCACTCCTACGGCTCGGTCGTCTGCGGCCGCGCCGCCGTGGGTCCGGACGTCGACGACATCGCCCTGATCGGCAGTCCCGGCACGGGTGCCGGCACCGTCGCCGGCCTGCACACGTCCGCCCGCGTCTGGGCCGCCCGCGGCAGCGGCGACTGGGTGGCCCACGTACCGCACGTACGCGCCGACCTGCTGTTCGCCACCGTCGGCTTCGGCACCGACCCGGTCTCCCGCGCCTTCGGCGCCCGGGTCTTCGACGCCGGCGACGCCGGCCACAGCGGCTACTTCACCCCGGGCTCGCCCTCCCTCGCCAACCTGGCCCGGATCACCCTCGGCGAGCCCTCGGAGGTGACCCGTGCCTGA
- a CDS encoding acyltransferase family protein — MNPLNAIRQGACRLDAATPPSRDRAVDALRAFAILGVVLGHWLVTALTAEGGALHTASPLRYMPWLAPISWMFQTLAVFFLVGGHVAARSHASARARGLTYPQWLRARLSRLLRPATALLALWTVAGTGLLLTGTPLSTDHTLLKLALSPLWFLLVFAALTAATPLVSRLHPLWPLAVVLHVDVLRFGLHTGPSWLGWVNVAAGWLVPYTLGTTWSRGELETRRAAWALLLGGTTATAALVIGAGYPASMVGVPGAPVSNLDPPTLAAVTFGVAQCGLALLLRDRLRGAMRRPLLWAGVALVNLSAMTVFLWHQTALMATTATALMAGRLPGLHTPPDSLTWVLARLGWLPVFALVLALCWTAFRSIEQEPRRRAPAAGARVPRRRRRVVRAHRALDGEAAGVVRRA, encoded by the coding sequence ATGAACCCCCTGAACGCGATACGCCAGGGCGCCTGCCGCCTGGACGCGGCCACACCCCCGTCCCGGGACCGCGCGGTCGACGCCCTGCGGGCCTTCGCGATCCTCGGTGTCGTACTCGGCCACTGGCTGGTCACGGCACTGACCGCAGAGGGCGGCGCCCTGCACACGGCGAGCCCGTTGCGGTACATGCCGTGGCTGGCCCCGATCTCCTGGATGTTCCAGACCCTGGCGGTCTTCTTCCTGGTGGGCGGCCACGTGGCGGCCCGCAGCCACGCCTCGGCACGCGCCCGCGGCCTGACCTACCCTCAGTGGCTGCGCGCCCGGCTGTCCCGCCTCCTGCGGCCGGCCACGGCCTTGCTGGCCCTCTGGACAGTGGCCGGTACCGGGCTTCTCCTCACCGGCACGCCACTGTCCACGGACCACACGCTCCTCAAACTCGCCCTGTCCCCACTGTGGTTCCTCCTGGTGTTCGCCGCGCTCACGGCCGCCACCCCGCTCGTCAGCCGACTCCACCCACTCTGGCCCCTGGCTGTCGTCCTGCACGTGGACGTCCTGCGCTTCGGCCTGCACACCGGCCCCTCCTGGCTGGGCTGGGTGAACGTGGCGGCGGGCTGGCTGGTCCCGTACACCCTGGGCACCACCTGGTCCCGCGGCGAGCTGGAGACCCGCCGCGCGGCCTGGGCCCTGCTCCTCGGCGGTACGACGGCCACGGCCGCGCTCGTCATCGGGGCGGGGTACCCGGCCTCCATGGTCGGTGTCCCGGGCGCCCCAGTCTCCAACCTCGACCCGCCGACCCTGGCGGCCGTGACCTTCGGCGTGGCCCAGTGCGGTCTGGCGCTCCTCCTGCGCGACCGACTGCGCGGGGCGATGCGCCGCCCGCTTCTCTGGGCGGGCGTGGCCCTGGTCAACCTCTCCGCGATGACGGTCTTCCTGTGGCACCAGACGGCCCTGATGGCCACGACTGCCACCGCCCTCATGGCCGGCCGCCTCCCCGGTCTGCACACTCCACCGGACTCCCTGACCTGGGTGCTGGCCCGGCTGGGCTGGCTCCCCGTGTTCGCCCTGGTCCTGGCGCTGTGCTGGACCGCGTTCCGGTCCATCGAGCAGGAGCCCCGCCGCCGTGCCCCCGCCGCCGGCGCGCGTGTCCCGCGGCGGCGCCGTCGGGTGGTCCGGGCGCACAGGGCCTTGGACGGGGAAGCTGCGGGGGTGGTCCGCCGTGCCTAA
- a CDS encoding sensor histidine kinase, with product MTESGGGRVLVVLGGWVRRRLRVLHDDLWTFGPDPLPASVWLRWLPHGLVCLAAFVLMFGSVAQLSDGAHLGPALAFLLGLAPGGAVVLALWRPVPGWLLSMAATVAGAVVVHREQYIVAGETFTWPWSAAGIIAHLLVLLLLALRVRTRVSVEALVLTALVTYVLEGVWGGTRYQPTGVVAVVLSTVVVVLGIALRGRRVARAQLVEQTTLTAEERARRTLLEERSRIARELHDVVAHHMSVISIQAQVAPHLVEHPSDELIENLSGIRQNALEALTELRRVLGVLRAENPEGPGAPDNPEDPYGLGAPGTGSAPHAPQPTLDRLDALIGNTRAAGMDVATEIKGEARPYAPGVELSAYRIVQEALSNALRHAPGSRVRVGVTHLPGGLRLEVTNSRPRRPVPAYPGAGHGLLGMRERAAMLGGHVTATRTPHGGFAVTAFLPGDGTATTPLPHPRPTGEPTP from the coding sequence GTGACGGAATCGGGGGGTGGCCGGGTGCTTGTGGTGCTCGGGGGCTGGGTCCGGCGCCGGCTGCGGGTGCTGCACGACGACCTGTGGACCTTCGGGCCGGATCCGCTGCCCGCGTCCGTGTGGCTTCGCTGGCTGCCGCACGGCCTGGTGTGTCTCGCCGCGTTCGTGCTCATGTTCGGCAGCGTGGCGCAGCTCTCGGACGGTGCGCATCTGGGCCCGGCACTGGCCTTCCTGCTCGGTCTCGCGCCGGGCGGCGCGGTCGTCCTCGCGCTGTGGCGGCCCGTTCCGGGCTGGTTGCTTTCCATGGCGGCGACCGTGGCAGGTGCCGTCGTGGTGCACCGAGAGCAGTACATCGTGGCCGGTGAGACGTTCACCTGGCCCTGGAGCGCGGCCGGCATCATCGCGCATCTGCTCGTACTGCTCCTGCTCGCGCTGCGCGTGCGCACCCGGGTGTCGGTCGAGGCGCTGGTTCTGACCGCGCTGGTCACTTACGTCCTGGAGGGCGTGTGGGGCGGGACGCGTTACCAGCCCACCGGGGTCGTCGCGGTGGTGCTGTCCACGGTCGTCGTGGTGCTCGGCATCGCCCTGCGCGGCCGCCGGGTGGCGCGCGCCCAACTCGTCGAGCAGACCACCCTCACCGCCGAGGAACGGGCCCGCCGCACCCTGCTGGAGGAGCGCAGCCGTATCGCGCGGGAGCTGCACGACGTGGTCGCACACCACATGTCGGTGATCTCCATCCAGGCGCAGGTGGCCCCGCACCTCGTCGAGCACCCGTCGGACGAACTGATCGAGAACCTCTCGGGTATCCGGCAGAACGCTCTGGAGGCGCTCACCGAGCTGCGCCGGGTCCTCGGCGTGCTGCGTGCCGAGAACCCGGAGGGCCCCGGCGCCCCGGACAACCCCGAGGACCCGTACGGCCTGGGCGCCCCCGGCACCGGGTCGGCACCGCACGCTCCCCAGCCCACCCTCGACCGGCTCGACGCGCTGATCGGCAACACCCGGGCGGCGGGGATGGACGTGGCCACCGAGATCAAGGGCGAGGCGCGGCCCTACGCTCCGGGCGTGGAGCTGTCGGCGTACCGGATCGTGCAGGAGGCGCTGAGCAACGCCCTGCGGCACGCGCCGGGGTCCCGGGTGCGCGTCGGGGTGACGCACCTGCCGGGCGGTCTGCGGCTGGAGGTGACCAACTCCCGCCCGCGCCGGCCCGTTCCGGCCTACCCGGGTGCCGGACACGGGCTGCTCGGCATGCGGGAGCGCGCCGCGATGCTCGGCGGCCACGTCACCGCGACCCGCACCCCGCACGGAGGCTTCGCCGTCACGGCCTTCCTCCCCGGGGACGGCACCGCGACCACGCCCCTGCCCCATCCGCGGCCGACAGGAGAACCGACCCCATGA
- a CDS encoding response regulator transcription factor: MTSGTGTIRVLIADDQQMVRQGFTVLLNTKPDIDVIGQAVDGRDAIAQVGELMPDVVLMDIRMPVLGGIEATRRIAEEYPGVRVLVLTTFDLDEYVYDALRAGASGFLLKDASADQLAEAVRIVAAGDALLAPGVTRRLIAEFARLDGSFRAPLKQRVGELTGRETEVLALIAQGLSNAEIAEGLVVAEQTVKTHVGRILVKLGLRDRTQAAVFAYECGLVRPGGR; encoded by the coding sequence ATGACGAGCGGCACCGGCACCATCCGCGTCCTCATCGCCGACGACCAGCAGATGGTCCGGCAGGGTTTCACCGTGCTGCTCAACACCAAACCCGACATCGACGTGATCGGTCAGGCGGTGGACGGCAGGGACGCGATCGCCCAGGTCGGCGAACTGATGCCGGACGTGGTCCTGATGGACATCCGGATGCCCGTCCTTGGAGGCATAGAGGCGACCCGCCGCATCGCGGAGGAGTACCCGGGCGTCAGGGTGCTGGTCCTGACCACCTTCGACCTGGACGAGTACGTGTACGACGCGCTGCGGGCGGGAGCCTCCGGGTTCCTGCTCAAGGACGCCTCCGCGGACCAGCTCGCCGAGGCGGTCCGGATCGTCGCCGCCGGGGACGCGCTGCTCGCACCGGGTGTCACACGCCGCCTGATCGCCGAGTTCGCGCGCCTGGACGGCTCGTTCCGGGCCCCGCTCAAGCAGCGCGTGGGCGAGCTGACGGGGCGGGAGACGGAGGTGCTGGCGCTGATCGCGCAGGGCCTGTCGAACGCGGAGATAGCCGAGGGGCTGGTGGTGGCGGAGCAGACCGTGAAGACGCATGTGGGCCGGATCCTGGTGAAGCTGGGCCTGCGCGACCGCACGCAGGCGGCGGTCTTCGCCTACGAGTGCGGGCTGGTCCGCCCCGGCGGCCGCTGA